The following are encoded in a window of Blastocatellia bacterium genomic DNA:
- a CDS encoding PP2C family serine/threonine-protein phosphatase: MKQDDDVIEVREPFESGQAAAAAPAMATTTSSLFRVDIAARSHPGNLARLNEDHYLVVRVERSLQTVLSNLPESILPRRFDETAHGMLVADGLGGMPAGNVASAAAISKLVELAVNTPDWIMRMSRRKATVVKQRMVERFRKVDEALRQNADDESGITGMSTITVALSLGPDLFLAHLGDSRAYLLRGDKFRQLTRDHTLAQAMIDAGIGEAENALVRGMRRVLTAALGMAQAQVEPEVQHLQLQDGDQLLLCTDGLIEAIDEGVIESIVRRAGSAAEACEGLIEAALNNNGADNVTVIVARYGFPQPA; this comes from the coding sequence GTGAAGCAAGATGATGATGTCATAGAAGTGCGCGAGCCGTTTGAATCGGGTCAGGCCGCTGCCGCCGCGCCGGCGATGGCGACGACCACTTCTTCCCTTTTCCGAGTGGATATTGCGGCGCGCTCACATCCGGGCAACCTCGCCCGCCTCAACGAGGACCACTACCTCGTCGTGCGCGTCGAGCGGTCTCTGCAAACCGTATTGTCCAACCTGCCTGAGTCTATATTGCCGCGCCGTTTTGACGAGACGGCTCACGGGATGTTGGTCGCTGACGGCCTTGGCGGGATGCCTGCGGGCAACGTCGCCAGCGCGGCGGCCATCTCTAAGCTGGTCGAATTGGCGGTGAACACGCCCGACTGGATCATGCGAATGAGCCGGCGAAAAGCGACGGTGGTCAAGCAACGGATGGTTGAGCGCTTCCGCAAGGTGGATGAAGCCCTGCGGCAGAACGCCGACGACGAGTCGGGAATAACCGGCATGAGCACCATAACGGTGGCTTTAAGCCTCGGCCCCGACCTTTTTCTTGCGCACCTCGGCGACTCGCGCGCTTATCTGCTGCGCGGCGACAAGTTCCGCCAGTTGACGCGCGACCACACGCTGGCCCAGGCGATGATTGACGCCGGCATTGGCGAAGCGGAAAACGCCCTGGTGCGCGGCATGCGCCGGGTGTTAACAGCGGCGCTCGGCATGGCGCAGGCGCAAGTCGAGCCGGAGGTCCAGCATCTGCAACTCCAAGATGGCGATCAGTTGCTGCTTTGCACAGACGGCCTCATCGAGGCTATAGACGAGGGAGTGATCGAGTCTATCGTGCGTCGCGCCGGCTCAGCCGCCGAAGCGTGCGAAGGGTTGATCGAGGCCGCCCTGAACAACAACGGCGCTGACAACGTCACCGTCATCGTCGCGCGCTATGGCTTCCCGCAACCCGCTTGA